A section of the Malania oleifera isolate guangnan ecotype guangnan chromosome 2, ASM2987363v1, whole genome shotgun sequence genome encodes:
- the LOC131147843 gene encoding sister chromatid cohesion protein PDS5 homolog D-like isoform X3: MDSMILADLLAGKNKKKLQSIAQKGTAGKSKIPEASIKGHVKGKVGGYRGKSKGEKSVVEKDNKGSVAEKNRKVDNEESCRTPRKRKRGADEEMVQAFFSSSKSSRLRPRKEMPAFRKIELNDGDDEKIIGKRIKVYWSGSRRWFIGRVKSFDNEKSLHKIHYEDGDKEDLDLRQELFELELIPGDSFTLKNEPISVRKTKSSDGGKLSAEALKEDSVKVADAEKVKKNHGRKKNKKAKQAVKIGSSKSQRRKDNIVKKTDDHVMEMDAGSGKDHDKSECVSEMAMDVNEAPKVQAIKPESKIGIHLKKRATQKAVKGKGSNLQRGEDSKPAENPAANMEIETNVEDALDVLDGKTEPVAKHVNEKDDKEIGPDICKREEIGRDAEKRTTLKIKLATKGAIYRAKDDMVGLSADAKLAAHAEQVEEIVSSKVNVEGPGDVNPARSNKDETGSLLGGVSEGTCQVPANLQRALDVKNSESSGELLKESSEGTVKTSILGPEELAEKQDGAGDTHVDLTSRITAKAMEGGNMENAESQKNYSRRGRSKVRTQ, translated from the exons ATGGATAGCATGATCTTGGCTGATCTTTTGGCTGgtaaaaataagaagaaattacAATCTATAGCTCAGAAGGGAACTGCTGGTAAAAGCAAGATCCCAGAAGCATCCATAAAAGGTCATGTCAAGGGGAAAGTTGGTGGTTACCGTGGCAAGTCTAAGGGAGAGAAATCTGTAGTGGAAAAGGACAATAAAGGTAGTGTTGCAGAGAAAAATAGAAAAGTAGATAATGAAGAAAGTTGCAGGACTCCAAGAAAGCGCAAGCGGGGTGCTGATGAGGAAATGGTGCAGGCATTCTTTTCTTCGAGTAAAAGTTCTAGGCTTCGGCCAAGAAAAGAGATGCCTGCCTTTCGAAAGATTGAACTGAATGATGGTGATGACGAAAAAATTATCGGGAAGAGAATTAAAGTTTATTGGTCAGGATCAAGAAGATGGTTTATCGGTCGAGTTAAGTCTTTTGACAACGAAAAGAGTCTACACAAAATTCATTATGAAGATGGAGATAAGGAGGACCTAGACTTGCGGCAGGAGCTGTTTGAGCTCGAACTTATACCTGGCGATAGCTTCACGCTGAAAAATGAACCCATTTCAGTCAGAAAAACAAAGAGTTCTGATGGTGGCAAGCTGAGTGCAGAAGCCTTGAAGGAGGACTCAGTTAAGGTGGCTGATGCtgaaaaagtgaaaaagaatCATGGgagaaagaagaacaaaaagGCAAAGCAGGCTGTGAAAATTGGCAGCTCAAAATCTCAGAGGAGAAAAGATAACATTGTCAAGAAGACTGATGACCATGTTATGGAAATGGATGCTGGTTCTGGGAAAGACCACGACAAATCTGAATGTGTGTCAGAAATGGCTATGGATGTTAATGAAGCTCCAAAAGTGCAAGCTATCAAACCAGAATCCAAGATTGGCATTCATTTGAAGAAACGGGCGACTCAAAAAGCTGTGAAAGGGAAAGGTTCTAATTTGCAGAGAGGGGAAGATAGCAAACCGGCGGAGAATCCTGCTGCAAACATGGAGATTGAAACCAATGTTGAAGATGCTCTAGATGTTCTAGATGGCAAGACAGAACCTGTTGCAAAACATGTGAATGAAAAGGATGATAAAGAAATTGGTCCAGACATTTGCAAGAGAGAGGAGATCGGGCGTGATGCAGAAAAGCGGACCactttaaagataaaactggcaACCAAGGGTGCAATATATAGAGCAAAGGATGACATGGTGGGTCTATCTGCAGATGCGAAACTTGCGGCTCATGCTGAACAAGTGGAGGAAATAGTGAGTTCCAAAGTCAATGTGGAAGGACCTGGCGATGTTAATCCTGCAAGAAGTAACAAGGATGAAACAGGATCCCTGTTGGGAGGAGTCAGCGAGGGAACCTGTCAAGTACCTGCTAATTTGCAGCGTGCACTGGATGTCAAGAACAGTGAATCTTCAGGAGAGTTACTAAAGGAGTCCTCTGAAGGGACAGTGAAGACCAGCATTCTGGGCCCAGAAGAGCTGGCTGAGAAGCAGGATGGGGCTGGTGATACCCATGTGGACTTGACCAGCAGGATAACAGCAAAAGCAATGGAAGGTGGAAACATGGAAAATGCTGAGAGCCAGAAAAACTATTCCAGAAGGGGACGATCTAAAGTCCGAACACA ATGA